A window of the Henckelia pumila isolate YLH828 chromosome 3, ASM3356847v2, whole genome shotgun sequence genome harbors these coding sequences:
- the LOC140892034 gene encoding subtilisin-like serine-protease S isoform X1, protein MLHMMKRLELHYIVYMGDHSYKNSKSVIAANHKLLASVIGSHDEAVNAAVHHYTKSFRGFSVMLKPDHAEQLSGSDSVLSMFESKPNVIHTTHSWEFLGLNNIQQYDQPSTSDVIVGVIDSGVWPESKSFNDVGLSPVPSKFKGKCSTGENFTLSNCNRKIVGARFYYKGFEADVGPIESLNMTHSLSPRDTDGHGTHTASTIAGSIVPDVSLYGIGKGTARGGAPGARLAIYKACWFNECSDADILSAMDDAIHDKVDIISMSLGPGPPQTPYFKNAISIGSFHAFKKGVVVSASAGNSFLPSTATNVAPWILTVAASTIDRDIQSNIYLGNSKIIQGFSINPTTMERFYGLIAGSAAAAPNITTANASFCRRNTLDSTLIKGKIVICALEQIRDDRWGKAVAIQDGGGVGIILVDPLAKDVGIQFVIPGTLISPEEAEELVTYIEAEKNPVARISQTMTVIPSKPAPEMASFSSMGPNVINPDIIKPDITAPGVNVLAAWSPLATEFTAGRRTDYNVLSGTSMSCPHVSGIAAIVKASHPSWSPAAIKSAIMTTATIHDNNKNVIVRLPNGTQTSPFDYGSGHVNPAAATDPGLIYDFDTSDIIDFLCSTGETPAQLHNITGKMIYCKNTLPPSYDFNYPSIGVSNLRGRVSVHREVTYYGEGPVVYKAEVDYPTGVDVTVSPAELRFEKMGEKKSFDLHLTPYNTSNGGFVFGALTWTDGIHLVRSPIGLNVVSL, encoded by the exons ATGCTACACATGATGAAGCGGCTAGAATTG CACTACATAGTATACATGGGAGATCACTCgtacaaaaactcaaaatcagTGATTGCAGCAAATCATAAGCTACTTGCCTCAGTCATTGGAAG TCACGATGAAGCGGTGAATGCAGCAGTTCATCATTACACAAAGTCCTTCAGAGGCTTCTCTGTGATGCTAAAACCAGATCACGCAGAGCAACTTTCAG GTAGTGACTCTGTCCTATCCATGTTCGAGAGCAAACCAAATGTAATCCATACAACACACTCATGGGAATTTCTGGGCTTAAATAACATCCAACAATATGATCAACCATCGACGTCTGACGTGATTGTTGGTGTCATTGACAGTG GAGTTTGGCCTGAATCCAAGAGCTTCAATGATGTTGGCCTCAGTCCTGTGCCATCCAAATTCAAGGGTAAATGCTCAACTGGAGAGAACTTTACACTGTCAAATTGTAACAG AAAAATTGTGGGAGCTAGATTTTACTATAAAGGATTTGAAGCAGACGTTGGGCCTATTGAATCATTGAATATGACACATTCATTGTCACCACGAGATACTGATGGTCATGGGACCCATACTGCATCCACCATTGCTGGCTCAATAGTTCCCGATGTTAGTTTATATGGAATAGGGAAAGGCACCGCAAGAGGAGGTGCACCAGGAGCCAGACTCGCAATTTACAAGGCTTGTTGGTTTAACGAGTGCAGTGATGCAGACATTCTCTCCGCCATGGATGATGCTATACATGATAAAGTAGATATTATATCCATGTCTCTCGGACCAGGTCCTCCCCAGACTCCATACTTCAAAAATGCAATTTCAATTGGAAGTTTCCATGCATTTAAAAAAGGAGTCGTCGTCTCTGCATCTGCTGGGAACAGTTTTTTGCCAAGTACTGCAACAAATGTTGCTCCTTGGATCCTTACAGTGGCAGCAAGCACCATAGATCGAGACATCCAATCTAATATTTATCTGGGaaattcaaaaatcatacaG GGCTTCAGTATAAACCCAACCACTATGGAGCGTTTTTACGGATTAATTGCTGGAAGTGCAGCAGCAGCTCCTAACATAACAACAGCAAACGCCAG TTTTTGTAGAAGAAATACCTTAGACTCCACTTTGATTAAGGGAAAGATCGTCATCTGCGCACTTGAGCAGATCCGCGATGATCGTTGGGGGAAGGCTGTTGCCATACAAGATGGTGGTGGTGTGGGAATTATACTGGTTGATCCACTCGCCAAAGATGTTGGCATTCAATTCGTGATACCAGGCACATTAATAAGCCCGGAAGAAGCTGAGGAGCTTGTCACATATATAGAAGCAGAAAA GAACCCAGTCGCCAGAATATCCCAAACAATGACAGTTATACCCTCTAAACCAGCACCAGAAATGGCATCTTTCTCCTCAATGGGTCCAAACGTCATCAATCCAGATATAATTAAA CCTGATATAACTGCCCCAGGAGTGAATGTTCTGGCAGCGTGGTCACCGTTAGCGACCGAATTCACTGCTGGAAGACGCACTGACTATAACGTACTATCAGGAACTTCTATGTCATGTCCCCATGTTTCTGGAATTGCTGCTATTGTTAAAGCATCTCATCCTTCATGGAGTCCAGCAGCCATCAAGTCTGCCATAATGACAACAG CTACAATCCATGACAACAATAAAAACGTAATCGTTAGACTTCCGAATGGCACTCAAACCTCACCCTTTGACTACGGTTCCGGTCATGTAAATCCAGCTGCAGCAACTGACCCTGGactaatatatgattttgataCAAGTGACATAATTGATTTCCTCTGCAGTACTGGTGAAACCCCTGCTCAGCTCCATAACATCACCGGTAAAATGATATATTGTAAGAATACCCTTCCACCATCATATGATTTCAACTATCCTTCAATTGGAGTTTCAAATTTAAGAGGAAGAGTATCGGTGCATAGAGAAGTGACATATTATGGAGAAGGGCCTGTTGTTTACAAGGCAGAAGTAGACTACCCCACCGGTGTAGATGTCACAGTTTCTCCTGCGGAGCTAAGATTTGAAAAGATGGGAGAGAAAAAGTCATTTGATCTTCATCTTACTCCTTACAACACCAGTAACGGAGGTTTCGTCTTCGGGGCATTGACATGGACAGATGGAATTCATCTGGTTAGGAGTCCAATTGGTCTCAATGTAGTTTCCTTGTAG
- the LOC140892034 gene encoding subtilisin-like serine-protease S isoform X2 encodes MGDHSYKNSKSVIAANHKLLASVIGSHDEAVNAAVHHYTKSFRGFSVMLKPDHAEQLSGSDSVLSMFESKPNVIHTTHSWEFLGLNNIQQYDQPSTSDVIVGVIDSGVWPESKSFNDVGLSPVPSKFKGKCSTGENFTLSNCNRKIVGARFYYKGFEADVGPIESLNMTHSLSPRDTDGHGTHTASTIAGSIVPDVSLYGIGKGTARGGAPGARLAIYKACWFNECSDADILSAMDDAIHDKVDIISMSLGPGPPQTPYFKNAISIGSFHAFKKGVVVSASAGNSFLPSTATNVAPWILTVAASTIDRDIQSNIYLGNSKIIQGFSINPTTMERFYGLIAGSAAAAPNITTANASFCRRNTLDSTLIKGKIVICALEQIRDDRWGKAVAIQDGGGVGIILVDPLAKDVGIQFVIPGTLISPEEAEELVTYIEAEKNPVARISQTMTVIPSKPAPEMASFSSMGPNVINPDIIKPDITAPGVNVLAAWSPLATEFTAGRRTDYNVLSGTSMSCPHVSGIAAIVKASHPSWSPAAIKSAIMTTATIHDNNKNVIVRLPNGTQTSPFDYGSGHVNPAAATDPGLIYDFDTSDIIDFLCSTGETPAQLHNITGKMIYCKNTLPPSYDFNYPSIGVSNLRGRVSVHREVTYYGEGPVVYKAEVDYPTGVDVTVSPAELRFEKMGEKKSFDLHLTPYNTSNGGFVFGALTWTDGIHLVRSPIGLNVVSL; translated from the exons ATGGGAGATCACTCgtacaaaaactcaaaatcagTGATTGCAGCAAATCATAAGCTACTTGCCTCAGTCATTGGAAG TCACGATGAAGCGGTGAATGCAGCAGTTCATCATTACACAAAGTCCTTCAGAGGCTTCTCTGTGATGCTAAAACCAGATCACGCAGAGCAACTTTCAG GTAGTGACTCTGTCCTATCCATGTTCGAGAGCAAACCAAATGTAATCCATACAACACACTCATGGGAATTTCTGGGCTTAAATAACATCCAACAATATGATCAACCATCGACGTCTGACGTGATTGTTGGTGTCATTGACAGTG GAGTTTGGCCTGAATCCAAGAGCTTCAATGATGTTGGCCTCAGTCCTGTGCCATCCAAATTCAAGGGTAAATGCTCAACTGGAGAGAACTTTACACTGTCAAATTGTAACAG AAAAATTGTGGGAGCTAGATTTTACTATAAAGGATTTGAAGCAGACGTTGGGCCTATTGAATCATTGAATATGACACATTCATTGTCACCACGAGATACTGATGGTCATGGGACCCATACTGCATCCACCATTGCTGGCTCAATAGTTCCCGATGTTAGTTTATATGGAATAGGGAAAGGCACCGCAAGAGGAGGTGCACCAGGAGCCAGACTCGCAATTTACAAGGCTTGTTGGTTTAACGAGTGCAGTGATGCAGACATTCTCTCCGCCATGGATGATGCTATACATGATAAAGTAGATATTATATCCATGTCTCTCGGACCAGGTCCTCCCCAGACTCCATACTTCAAAAATGCAATTTCAATTGGAAGTTTCCATGCATTTAAAAAAGGAGTCGTCGTCTCTGCATCTGCTGGGAACAGTTTTTTGCCAAGTACTGCAACAAATGTTGCTCCTTGGATCCTTACAGTGGCAGCAAGCACCATAGATCGAGACATCCAATCTAATATTTATCTGGGaaattcaaaaatcatacaG GGCTTCAGTATAAACCCAACCACTATGGAGCGTTTTTACGGATTAATTGCTGGAAGTGCAGCAGCAGCTCCTAACATAACAACAGCAAACGCCAG TTTTTGTAGAAGAAATACCTTAGACTCCACTTTGATTAAGGGAAAGATCGTCATCTGCGCACTTGAGCAGATCCGCGATGATCGTTGGGGGAAGGCTGTTGCCATACAAGATGGTGGTGGTGTGGGAATTATACTGGTTGATCCACTCGCCAAAGATGTTGGCATTCAATTCGTGATACCAGGCACATTAATAAGCCCGGAAGAAGCTGAGGAGCTTGTCACATATATAGAAGCAGAAAA GAACCCAGTCGCCAGAATATCCCAAACAATGACAGTTATACCCTCTAAACCAGCACCAGAAATGGCATCTTTCTCCTCAATGGGTCCAAACGTCATCAATCCAGATATAATTAAA CCTGATATAACTGCCCCAGGAGTGAATGTTCTGGCAGCGTGGTCACCGTTAGCGACCGAATTCACTGCTGGAAGACGCACTGACTATAACGTACTATCAGGAACTTCTATGTCATGTCCCCATGTTTCTGGAATTGCTGCTATTGTTAAAGCATCTCATCCTTCATGGAGTCCAGCAGCCATCAAGTCTGCCATAATGACAACAG CTACAATCCATGACAACAATAAAAACGTAATCGTTAGACTTCCGAATGGCACTCAAACCTCACCCTTTGACTACGGTTCCGGTCATGTAAATCCAGCTGCAGCAACTGACCCTGGactaatatatgattttgataCAAGTGACATAATTGATTTCCTCTGCAGTACTGGTGAAACCCCTGCTCAGCTCCATAACATCACCGGTAAAATGATATATTGTAAGAATACCCTTCCACCATCATATGATTTCAACTATCCTTCAATTGGAGTTTCAAATTTAAGAGGAAGAGTATCGGTGCATAGAGAAGTGACATATTATGGAGAAGGGCCTGTTGTTTACAAGGCAGAAGTAGACTACCCCACCGGTGTAGATGTCACAGTTTCTCCTGCGGAGCTAAGATTTGAAAAGATGGGAGAGAAAAAGTCATTTGATCTTCATCTTACTCCTTACAACACCAGTAACGGAGGTTTCGTCTTCGGGGCATTGACATGGACAGATGGAATTCATCTGGTTAGGAGTCCAATTGGTCTCAATGTAGTTTCCTTGTAG